In bacterium, the sequence CTTGCCGGTGCCTTCCGGGTAGTCCACCGCGTAATCCACAATGTTGGTCACGATATCCTTGTCCCTGACCCCCGTAAAGCGGGCCATCTCTTCATCCAGGATGGGGATAGGGATACCCATGCCAATGAAGAGACTGATGCCATAGCCGAGCATGCTGGCGCCCCGCAAGTACCGCTGCTTCATTCCCTTGAGGTCTCCGAGGACCGAGATCGTGCCTGCGGGAGTTCTCGTGGTGCCGTTGTCGGCTCTGGGGGCGTTGGGGTTATGCTGGGTCCCATGCCAGATGACGTGCCCCTCTCCCCCTCCCAGAAAGATCCTGGTCCCCAGACCGATAGTCCGGTAAAGGGGGTCGTTGAGCAGGGGCGAAAGCTGTCCGGCGCTGGAATAGTTCGCGTTGCTGGCATCCGGTCTCAGCACACCCATGTAGGTGTAGACGGTTCGATCACCCTGATTCACCGCGCAGTTGTAGTTCTGGTAGGCGTTCCTGGGGTTTAATAAAATAGCGTAAGGCATCTCTGCGAGGGTCTTTTCCATCTCCGCCTTCTTGGCCGGATAGCAGTCTGTACCGTAGCCTTCCACCCTGAGGTTCACTGTTTTACCTGCTACCAGATCCTCGATGACGTGGGCGCCTCCATAGGGGAAGCTGCCCGGGTAGACCTTGTTTAAAGGATCGTCCTCCCTGGACTCTGTGGCACCGAGGTAGGTGTCCACGGCAGCCATCCCGGCGTAGGCCGGCACATCGTTCATCCACACCCTGGAAGATTTTATCTTGGGCGACGTGTGACCGAAATTGAACATTGCGCCGGAGGAGCACATCATCCCGAAGGTCCCGGTGGTTACTACATCCACCTCTTTTGCAGCCTTGGCCGGTCCCACTTCATCCACCAGGTAGGACATCTCGCCTGCAGTAAGTACAACCGCTTTACCGGACCTGATGCGTTCGTTGATCTCCTCGAAGCTCTTCGTTGTTTTAGCCATCTTGTTACTCCTTCGTTTTGCGGTTATCTGCGAACAGTATACTGTGAGCTGTTCACTGTTCTTGCAGACTGGAAAGGCCCGCCAGAACTGAAAAACCCCACCTGTGACAACAGGAGGGGCAAAAGCTTTTACCCAACTCCTTATCTCCCAAGGTTCCTTGCGGGAATTAGCACCGGGTGCCACGCGTAAAGCGTGACCGGTTGCTGTGGCTTCAAAGGGCCCGTCCCTCCACCACTCTGGATAAGGTGTATCTATGTGAGGGGGGAGAATCACACAACTCAACCAGACAAGTCAAGAATTTTTTATCCTTTCCCGAAGATTGTACTTAAATGGGTGAGAATCAATATTGATGACTTCGCAAAAAGTCATCAATGCGCCCCGCGCGGGGCGCCCAAATCAATGACTCACTCCGTAAGTCATTGATTTGTAAGGAAATAGAAAACGACGCTTTTCCCTTTCCGTGGAGCGAAAAGTCCCGGATTGGACTTTTTGCGACTCTATCAATATTAATATTCTAAAACTGGACATGAACCCATTCTTGATATTAGACTGGGAGGAAGAAGGTGGGAGTGGGAATAGGGAATAGGAGGAATGCATCTGTTGCTTTTCTTCTATCTTCTCTATTCTGTCTTTTTGCACCTCCCCTATCCCTCCTTCCTTATTCCACAAACAAAGGATTCTTATGCCTTCAGATGACAAACCCATAGCCTCCTGTCCCCTCAACGATGTCGAGGCTTTCGATTTTCCCTTTTTCATTAAAAAGGGCGTGGGGGTTGAATCCGACCAGCTGCTGCTTGAGATCCACCTGTGGCACATGACCTCCGACGAAAAGGCGGTGATCGGGGAACTCCTCCAGATCAACGAAAGTAAGGACCTGCAGGACGCAGGGTATAAAACAGACGACCGGGGAGTGTACATCATCGGGGAAGCGGAGAGTTGGATGCCTGGACCGGAGTTTGGTCCCATAGAATAAGGAAGGAGGAATGTGGGGCAAAAACGCTGTCTTCATCCTTCTGACATATTGGAGAACCCCATGCTTACTGCCAAAAAGATCAAGGCTCACTATGATTTCACCCTGGAGGAGGAGAAGCTCCTCGCTGATCTGAGCACGCGGATGAAGAACTACCGCGACCGGTTCGGTCAGGAGCTCATGGCCTCCTTCATGGTCCACGAAAGCATGGCTGGTTTCTTTCCTTCTGAAGAAAAGGAAAAACACCACGCCATGACCTTCGCTGGCTGGTTTATGCGCCTCTTTTCAGGAACTTACGACGAATCCTATTTCCAGAAGCTGAGAAAAGTGGGGCAGGTGCACGTGGACATCAAGCTGGACGGGCATCTTGTTAACGCTGCCATGACTACTACACGGCAGCTGTTGGCCGGATATATCGAGCGGGAGGTCCCGGCTGAGGATATGGAAAAGACCAGGATAGCCATCACCAAGATCCTGGACATCAATCTGGACGTCATGACCAGTTCCTACAGGCAGGCCGAACTGAAGAAGTATTTTATTTACAAAAAGGCGGAATCCTATCTCATAAGCCTCATGGAGCGGTTCACCCACGGCCTGAACCTCGTCCTGGCCCTCGCCCTCGCTATAGTTTCCCTGGAGGTAATCTGGCTGTTCGCCCGCGACGTAACGAACGTCTTTCGCGGCGACAATCTGGAGACCAGCGTGGTCACCGCCCTGGGCTCCCTGCTCATCATCTGGATGATGAGCGAGTTGATGTCCACTGAGGTTGACCACCTTAAGGGCAAGAAGATCGCCATCAAGGTCTTTATCGGCACTGTCATCATCGCCCTCATTCGAAAAGTGCTCATCGGGTCGCTGCAGCATGCATCTCTCACCGAATACGGGACCAAGGTCGGTACTCTTTTCATCCTGGCATTGGTTTACTGGCTGGTGGCCAGGGCCGACCGGCCGTGAACCAGCCTGGGGCCACCTTCAAGGAGGTTACCGGGGCCATACTCATAGGGGGGCAAAGCCGACGGTTGGGGCGCGACAAGGTGCTGCTGCACTACCAGGGAAAACCGCTGGCCCTTCACCTCCACGGAATTCTCACCAGCCTTTTCCCGCGGGTCCTCCTCATCGGACACCCCAGACCGGAACTGGAAGACCTGGGTTTTACCTGCCTTCCTGACCTCGTCTCGGACAAGGGTGTCCTCGGGGGCATTTACACCGCCCTCAGCGCTGCCGCTACCCCTCACGTATTCATCGCCGGGGCCGACATGCCTTTTCTCACTCCCGCCCTGATATCCACCATCCTCAGTCACCGACACCTTGCCGACGCCGTGATACCCCGTGGTCCCAGGGGATTGGAACCGCTGTGCGCGGTCTACTCAAAATCCTGCGCTGACGTTATGGAGAAGAACCTGGGGGATGGCACCCTCAAGATCATGGCGGCACTTGAAAATATGACGGTGCTGTCTCCCGAAGTTTCACCCGATAACGGGGAGCCGGATCCTTTCATTAACATCAACTATCCGGAGGATATGGAAATACTGAATAACAACTAATCTCATATCTCAAATCTCAAAAATCAGGAAACCACCCTAAGGTAGTCACATCGTATAAGACTTTGAGATCTGAAATCTGAGATCTGAGGTTCGCCCTCCCCTTTCCCCTCTATTCTGGGTGTAATAACAAAAACTATTTTTGACTATATATATAAGCTTATGTTACTATTTCAGGTGTAGTTACTTTAGCATTCGAGTGCCTTTAATTGCCTTCCCCTTATGGAGGATTAATATATGGGTCGTATTTACGACAGCATAACGGAACTTATCGGGAATACTCCTCTTCTCAGGTTAACCAAAGTAGCTGATGGAGCAAAAGGCATCGTCCTTGGAAAAATGGAATCCCTCAACCCCCTTTCCAGCGTCAAGGACCGTATCGGTTTAGCCATGATCGAGGCAGCTGAAAAAGAGGGATTAATAAAGAGTAACACTGTCATCGTGGAACCCACATCAGGCAATACAGGTGTAGCTCTTGCCTTTGTAGCCGCATGCAAGGGGTACCGGCTCATCCTCACCATGCCCGAGACCATGAGTGTTGAAAGGAGAAACCTTCTCGCCGCCCTCGGCGCGGAGCTGGTCCTCACCCCCGGCAGCGAGGGGATGAAAGGCGCCATCGAGCGGGCCCAGGAGATCGTTGACACCACACCGGGCGCCATCATACCTCAGCAGTTCGAAAACCCGGCCAATCCGGATATTCATCGCCGGACCACCGCCGAGGAGATCTGGGAGGACACCGGAGGAGAGGTGGACATTCTTGTCGCTGGCGTAGGAACGGGGGGAAGCATCACCGGTATTGGTGAGGTGCTCAAGGAACGGCGGCCGGGGTTTACGGTCATTGCTGTTGAGCCCGAGGACAGTCCCGTCCTGTCCGGTGGAACGCCTGGACCACACAAGATTCAGGGCATCGGGGCCGGTTTCGTCCCAAAGGTGCTCAACACCAAGATCATCGATGAGATCGTCACTGTCAAAGCTGAGGATGCCTTTGAGACATCACGCAGACTGGCAAAAGAGGAAGGTATTCTCTGCGGGATCTCCGCCGGCGCCAACGTATGGGCCGCCGTCCAGGTAGCCAAACGCCCGGAGAACAGCGGGAAAACCATTGTCACCATCATTTGCGACACAGGGGAAAGGTATCTTTCCACACCACTTTTCCAGGGGTGAGCGATTCTAGCAAGCAGCAAGCAGCAAGCACGCAGAAAAGAAAACACGGTTCCTGTAATGCGGTAAAGGCTTATTAACCGCAAATAGCTGGAACCTGAAACTTTAAACCTGGAACCTGAGCGAAGCGAGCATATGAGATCTGAGTTAATCATCGCCGCGATCACCGCGCTTACCTTTCTCTCCTGCCAGCCTTCCAAAGAGGCCGCCAAGCCTCCTGTTCGGCTGGGTCCAGATGTAGAGCGTCTTGCAGGAGAGATCCTCGCTCCCATGGCAAACCCTGTCACCCTTCAGATCATCCGCGGCGGCAAAGGTGAAACCATGGGTGAAGAGGCTCAGGCTCTCGTGGACCTCGTAGCCCGGATATCACCAAATGTGAGCATGAACAGGTTGGATATCGCCATACGTCCCGATGGGGTCGACCTGGGGGTCTCCCACGGACCCGTTATCGAGATGAAAGGAAAAGCGCCAGGGATTTTAAGATACTACGGCTATCCCGAGCGCAAGGAGACGCGTCCCTTCCTCGAAGGCATCCTTTCGGCATCTGGCCACCAGGTAAATCTGGCGCCTGAAGCTGTATCCTATATTTCAAAACTGGACAAGGAGATTCTGATCCGCATTTTTACCACCCCGGACTGAACTTTCTGTCCCGAGCCGGTCGGGCTCGGATACGCTTTCGCAGGTCTCAGCGACAAACTGACAGTCCTGGTCTACGGCAGTCATGAATACCCGGAGCTGAGCCAGAAATTCGAGGTTGTCACCGTCCCCAAGATCTGGGTCAACGACAAGATCTATATCGATGGAGCAGCCCCCACCAGGACTATGATGACAACAACATTTGTGAGGATGATAGAACAGGCGTTGGACGAATCAATCCCGCGGGGTAAACTTCAGTTGGAAAAGTAAGTCCTGGTCGTAGTCACAACATTAGAAGGAGGAATAGGGAAGGAGGGAGGAGGAATAAAGCGCCCTGCTTCATCCTACATCCTTCCTGCATATATCCAGGTCAAGGGCCTGAAACGAGGTATTTAGCTTTCCGGAATTGAAATTTCCGGCCTGGCTCCCAATTCCATAATAACCGCTGCCGCAAGCGCGTTCCCCCACCTTCCGCACTCCTCCATACTCAACCCCTTCCCAAGACCAGCAAGGAAACCGGCAGCGAAGGCATCACCCCCACCGGTGCGATCTACCGGATCCAGTTCAGGGGCCGGGACTTTTAGAACATCGATCCCTTCCGAGACCAGGCATCCGCCTGTGGGAAGTGTCACCGCCGCTATCCGGGAATCGAGAGCCCTGATCCCATCAACAGGGTTCTCCAGACCGGTGATCATGCGGACCTCGTCGGAGTTCAGAATAAAACCATCCGCGAGAGCAGCCACTTCACTCTCCATGGCACCGTGCCACCCGCAGTACACAGGGATGTTTTTCTCCTTTGCCAGAGCTGCGTAGCCTGCAAGGGTCTGTGTGTCTCCTCCGGACAGATAGATACGATCGCATTGATCCAGCAGCTCTGGATCAACCCTTCCGCACAGATTGGCTCCAGGGGCCCGGACCATGCGCTTTTCTCGCCCCATGGAGAAGATGACCGCAATACCGGTCGTTCCATCGACCCTGTTAACACCCCGGGTTTTCACCCCTGCCTTCCGGAGATGCTCAAGGTGGGCTGTCCCAAGAAGATCACTACCTGCGGCTCCGGCCAGAGCAACTTCCTCCCGGAGATTTGCCAGCCACCAGGCTGTGTTGGCCGCACTACCGCCGAAACCGGCATGAGCCTCATCACAGGTTATTTTCTCGTGGGGGCCGGGGAGGCGGTCCAATGGGAAGAGGATGTCGTAATTTATGTTGCCTACAACCAGGATCATAAGGGCAATCTCAGATCTCAGATCTCAGGATGCAGCCAAGTGAACTACCACAGGCTTACGCCCGTGGCATCCTTAAAGGCCAAGCTTCGCTTGCCCGCTGTCTTCTTCACCTTGCATGCGAACATAGTTTCGAATCGTAGCTTCGTTT encodes:
- a CDS encoding phosphate-starvation-inducible PsiE family protein, which encodes MLTAKKIKAHYDFTLEEEKLLADLSTRMKNYRDRFGQELMASFMVHESMAGFFPSEEKEKHHAMTFAGWFMRLFSGTYDESYFQKLRKVGQVHVDIKLDGHLVNAAMTTTRQLLAGYIEREVPAEDMEKTRIAITKILDINLDVMTSSYRQAELKKYFIYKKAESYLISLMERFTHGLNLVLALALAIVSLEVIWLFARDVTNVFRGDNLETSVVTALGSLLIIWMMSELMSTEVDHLKGKKIAIKVFIGTVIIALIRKVLIGSLQHASLTEYGTKVGTLFILALVYWLVARADRP
- the cysK gene encoding cysteine synthase A, whose protein sequence is MGRIYDSITELIGNTPLLRLTKVADGAKGIVLGKMESLNPLSSVKDRIGLAMIEAAEKEGLIKSNTVIVEPTSGNTGVALAFVAACKGYRLILTMPETMSVERRNLLAALGAELVLTPGSEGMKGAIERAQEIVDTTPGAIIPQQFENPANPDIHRRTTAEEIWEDTGGEVDILVAGVGTGGSITGIGEVLKERRPGFTVIAVEPEDSPVLSGGTPGPHKIQGIGAGFVPKVLNTKIIDEIVTVKAEDAFETSRRLAKEEGILCGISAGANVWAAVQVAKRPENSGKTIVTIICDTGERYLSTPLFQG
- a CDS encoding PfkB family carbohydrate kinase → MILVVGNINYDILFPLDRLPGPHEKITCDEAHAGFGGSAANTAWWLANLREEVALAGAAGSDLLGTAHLEHLRKAGVKTRGVNRVDGTTGIAVIFSMGREKRMVRAPGANLCGRVDPELLDQCDRIYLSGGDTQTLAGYAALAKEKNIPVYCGWHGAMESEVAALADGFILNSDEVRMITGLENPVDGIRALDSRIAAVTLPTGGCLVSEGIDVLKVPAPELDPVDRTGGGDAFAAGFLAGLGKGLSMEECGRWGNALAAAVIMELGARPEISIPES
- a CDS encoding molybdenum cofactor guanylyltransferase → MNQPGATFKEVTGAILIGGQSRRLGRDKVLLHYQGKPLALHLHGILTSLFPRVLLIGHPRPELEDLGFTCLPDLVSDKGVLGGIYTALSAAATPHVFIAGADMPFLTPALISTILSHRHLADAVIPRGPRGLEPLCAVYSKSCADVMEKNLGDGTLKIMAALENMTVLSPEVSPDNGEPDPFININYPEDMEILNNN
- a CDS encoding homocysteine biosynthesis protein translates to MAKTTKSFEEINERIRSGKAVVLTAGEMSYLVDEVGPAKAAKEVDVVTTGTFGMMCSSGAMFNFGHTSPKIKSSRVWMNDVPAYAGMAAVDTYLGATESREDDPLNKVYPGSFPYGGAHVIEDLVAGKTVNLRVEGYGTDCYPAKKAEMEKTLAEMPYAILLNPRNAYQNYNCAVNQGDRTVYTYMGVLRPDASNANYSSAGQLSPLLNDPLYRTIGLGTRIFLGGGEGHVIWHGTQHNPNAPRADNGTTRTPAGTISVLGDLKGMKQRYLRGASMLGYGISLFIGMGIPIPILDEEMARFTGVRDKDIVTNIVDYAVDYPEGTGKILGEVSYEELRSGTMRFNGKEIPTTPLSSYSMALEVAEELKRWILEEGFVLGVPQCTLPGPTTR